Proteins found in one Sorghum bicolor cultivar BTx623 chromosome 1, Sorghum_bicolor_NCBIv3, whole genome shotgun sequence genomic segment:
- the LOC110429796 gene encoding serine/arginine repetitive matrix protein 2 isoform X3: MSFLMRPVCSMLCKSWRQKLFFLLALTKHCCEMSRNESSNFLLYQMTPPLPQRPIVSSNLGPQSSQPPASKGAYSQVGYSYKGEGNEESEDLDSDDDDEDEEDEDDDKDFSSDDSSDERMESIAKEFGIKRYNWLVYMDKKNKEEEKRQKEIVKGDRSIKKLSRRERRKASQIEREKEREAARSVGRVSYRDPYRDQRRSPSYEAYSRGRRSRSRSRSRSPSHSRRHGRGMHAESNYRSKQKAPRVEYITEFGGSDDTSEPKVSGISPPSSPIRIDIPNRLSGGQILEALHSDPASSLSVEQERTAKLLKPPPSTSSALAKLSKGASGGTGKTPQTEKKETPQERLKRIMSKQLNKQIKKDTAAEIAKKREQERQRKEKLAEVGRYRHRSRSRSLSQSPPRRRQYSRSRSRSRSPRRYRSRSLSSSRSPSRSPRYRSRSRH, translated from the exons AACATTGCTGTGAAATGTCAAGGAATGAGAGCAGTAATTTTTTGCTCTACCAAATGACACCACCACTACCACAAAGGCCGATAGTTTCTAGCAACTTGGG ACCTCAGTCCTCACAGCCTCCTGCTAGCAAAGGTGCATATTCACAGGTTGGATACTCATATAAAGGGGAAGGAAATGAGGAATCTGAAGACCTagacagtgatgatgatgatgaagacgaagaagatgaGGATGACGATAAAGACTTCAGTAGTGATGATAGCAGTGATGAGCGAATGGAAAGTATAGCCAAGGAATTTGGGATAAAAAGATATAACTGGCTTGTGTACATGgacaaaaaaaacaaagaagaggagaagcGGCAGAAAGAAATTGTTAAAGGCGACCGGTCTATT AAAAAATTGAGCCGTAGAGAAAGAAGGAAAGCTTCTCAGATTGAGCGTGAAAAAGAGCGGGAGGCAGCACGTTCTGTTGGACGGGTTTCTTATCGTGATCCTTACAG GGATCAAAGGAGAAGCCCATCATATGAAGCATATTCAAGGGGCAGAAG ATCAAGGTCAAGATCAAGATCTCGTTCACCATCCCATTCTCGGCGTCATGGCCGTGGGATGCATGCTGAAAGCAATTATCGGAGCAAGCAGAAGGCTCCTAGGGTTGAATATATTACTGAATTTGGAGGTTCTGATGACACCAGTGAACCAAAAGTTTCAGGGATCTCTCCACCTTCGTCTCCAATACGAATTGACATACCTAACCG GTTGTCAGGTGGTCAAATTCTTGAGGCACTTCACAGTGATCCTGCGTCTTCTTTGTCTGTGGAACAGGAAAGAACTGCAAAACTTTTGAAACCACCCCCCAG TACATCATCAGCACTCGCTAAACTAAGCAAGGGTGCTTCTGGAGGAACTGGTAAAACTCCCCAGACTGAAAAGAAAGAAACACCACAAGAAAGACTTAAAAGGATAATGAGCAAACAGCTTAACAAGCAAA TTAAAAAGGACACAGCTGCTGAGATTGCCAAGAAACGAGAACAGGAACGACAAAGGAAGGAAAAACTTGCTGAAGTTGGTCGGTACAGGCATCGTAGCCGCAGTAGAAGTCTTAGCCAGTCCCCACCAAG AAGGCGGCAATATAGCAGAAGCCGTAGTAGGAGCAGAAGCCCAAGAAGGTACCGATCCCGCTCACTCTCCAGTTCCCGGTCGCCCTCTCGCTCTCCAAG GTACCGAAGCAGGTCAAGACACTGA